The following are encoded together in the Planctobacterium marinum genome:
- the recB gene encoding exodeoxyribonuclease V subunit beta has product MTESMNNTSVMKPLEALSFPLDKNALIEASAGTGKTYTISNLYLRLLLGHQCQARVVSEILILTFTNAATAELKDRILARIRTAWRDFAVGQSSDAFIQALIDATSNKEQAQQRLLIASQEMDLASIFTIHGFCQRVLTEHAFESGSPWQENLSLDDSALLKKASSDYWRVRVTSLPEGTLRWLLKQWSTPDALSRFLRPTLSRDIGSEEPQALKQQWMQLQQDYDSAVEEIRSWWRDAGMSDVLREADLKANVKIAKPGFLSMMAEFGQGTRYTPDLGRDGWILLAPDNIAKARKKSSAELELSEFERFEQLAALEKKLETSRQQYFFWDALLFFRRHLQIQKQQNAELSPDDLLSRLYHALTSKADMAVNTDAGGPLTQLLREKYPVALVDEFQDTDETQFAIFRHLYVQEEATGALIMIGDPKQAIYSFRGGDIHTYLSARRIVAQDSRYTLATNWRSQPALISAVNAFFANSQSGFNHQDMPFIAVSAGQGEKHLSLNNDKAESLAVAVLPDAVDKKGQPAAHKWGSASQTMAQVCGNQVANYLGQMRIAEQGLKASDICVLVRDRFEAELIQDALKQRNIDSVFLRKDSVLKSPVAYSIWLLLRAIAEFKSESNIKAALLDGLFAYSHEELSAIHSDLSQWQQCLQYFANAHDIWSRQGVMAALEYIAQRFDLLSRIMARQQAHHRCITDLRHLSEILQFQSTRIEGKTPLINWFEACLAQPDLLASEGIEGTQWRLDTDQNLVQISTIHASKGLQYPVVMLPFCSRFKDSATGFYHDEQKGLQYRLEDDEQLLLQQQQERLAEDIRLFYVALTRAEFHCWLGVWNNAISPRSASSGFGHAAIGSVLDFSTDTPVTAEAILLRLQQRLTGENVAINELSTEDTEQVILFDGVTSASKPLAFSPLSQGIHQDWLLTSYSAISRTRLVQHDNAQDTASELHEQLKAADETSLTVLADINVEPDIYIRQEQEPTQPPEMRFAFTRGASAGSYLHEVLENCAFDEPESVQHFCLEYADKYSVDPDEVPQISDWLVDTLQSPLTASPDGIRLWDVPASHRLAEMEFYLPLNQVDVSTFNQLLSSWLPDMNGHYQLQQLNGMLKGYLDLIYIHQGRFYVADYKSNHLGDSLEDYGQSHLDEAMSHHDYYLQALLYSVALHRYLKNKLAGYDPEQHLGGAQYLFLRGMSAVAPGNGVLTVSPPIDLIYKLDTLFSGKQEAAA; this is encoded by the coding sequence ATGACCGAGTCCATGAACAACACTTCGGTGATGAAGCCGCTTGAAGCCCTGTCGTTTCCACTGGATAAAAACGCATTAATCGAGGCCAGTGCCGGTACCGGAAAAACCTACACCATCAGTAATTTGTATTTGCGCTTGTTATTGGGGCATCAGTGCCAGGCGAGGGTGGTGAGTGAGATCCTGATCTTAACCTTTACCAATGCCGCCACCGCAGAACTAAAAGATCGTATTCTGGCCCGCATCCGCACCGCATGGCGAGATTTTGCAGTCGGGCAAAGTAGCGACGCTTTTATTCAGGCACTGATCGATGCAACCAGCAACAAAGAGCAGGCGCAGCAGCGCTTATTGATTGCGTCGCAGGAAATGGACCTGGCCAGCATTTTCACCATTCATGGGTTTTGCCAACGGGTATTAACCGAGCACGCCTTTGAAAGTGGCTCGCCCTGGCAGGAAAATCTGTCGCTGGATGATTCCGCCTTGCTAAAAAAAGCCAGCAGTGATTATTGGCGGGTCAGGGTTACAAGTCTGCCTGAGGGAACTTTGCGCTGGCTGTTAAAACAATGGTCAACACCCGATGCACTGAGCCGCTTTTTACGTCCGACTTTATCCCGTGATATAGGTAGCGAAGAGCCACAAGCCTTAAAACAGCAGTGGATGCAGTTGCAACAAGACTACGATAGCGCTGTTGAGGAAATCCGCAGCTGGTGGCGCGATGCGGGCATGTCGGATGTATTGCGTGAAGCTGATTTAAAAGCCAATGTAAAAATCGCAAAACCTGGGTTTTTAAGCATGATGGCTGAGTTTGGCCAAGGTACGCGATATACACCGGATTTGGGTAGAGATGGCTGGATATTATTGGCCCCAGATAATATCGCCAAAGCCCGCAAAAAGTCTTCGGCAGAACTGGAACTAAGCGAGTTCGAACGCTTTGAACAGCTGGCCGCGCTAGAGAAAAAGCTGGAAACAAGCCGTCAGCAGTATTTTTTCTGGGATGCCTTGTTGTTTTTCCGGCGACATCTACAAATCCAAAAACAGCAAAACGCCGAGCTAAGCCCCGACGATTTGCTCAGTCGTTTGTATCATGCCCTAACTAGCAAGGCCGATATGGCCGTTAATACAGATGCAGGTGGGCCGCTAACACAACTGCTTAGAGAAAAGTACCCTGTGGCGCTGGTGGATGAGTTTCAGGATACCGATGAAACTCAGTTTGCCATTTTTCGCCACTTGTATGTGCAGGAAGAGGCAACCGGGGCGCTGATCATGATTGGTGATCCTAAACAGGCCATTTACAGCTTTCGCGGTGGTGATATCCACACCTACCTAAGCGCCAGACGCATCGTTGCACAAGACTCACGTTATACACTGGCGACAAACTGGCGCTCGCAACCGGCACTGATTTCAGCGGTAAACGCCTTTTTTGCTAACAGTCAGTCGGGGTTTAATCATCAGGATATGCCTTTTATTGCTGTATCGGCGGGACAGGGTGAAAAGCACTTGAGCCTTAACAATGATAAGGCTGAGTCACTTGCTGTGGCAGTGCTGCCCGATGCGGTGGACAAAAAGGGGCAACCAGCCGCCCATAAATGGGGCAGTGCATCTCAGACGATGGCGCAAGTATGCGGCAATCAAGTTGCCAATTACCTTGGGCAAATGCGCATTGCTGAACAAGGTCTAAAGGCATCGGATATCTGTGTGCTGGTGCGGGACCGATTTGAGGCGGAATTAATCCAAGATGCCCTTAAGCAGCGTAATATAGATAGCGTATTTTTGCGCAAAGACTCTGTGCTAAAAAGCCCCGTGGCGTACAGTATCTGGTTGTTATTACGAGCCATTGCCGAGTTTAAATCTGAAAGCAATATCAAAGCCGCATTATTGGATGGGTTGTTTGCTTACAGCCACGAAGAATTAAGCGCTATTCACAGCGACCTGAGCCAATGGCAGCAGTGCCTGCAATACTTTGCTAACGCTCACGATATCTGGTCCAGGCAAGGTGTGATGGCGGCATTGGAGTACATTGCCCAACGTTTTGATTTGTTGAGCCGAATTATGGCCAGGCAGCAAGCACATCATCGCTGCATCACCGATTTGCGCCATCTCAGCGAGATTCTGCAATTTCAGAGCACCCGCATTGAAGGTAAAACACCACTGATTAACTGGTTCGAGGCTTGTCTGGCACAACCTGATTTGTTGGCCAGTGAAGGCATTGAAGGCACTCAGTGGCGTCTGGATACCGATCAGAACCTGGTGCAAATTTCCACTATCCACGCTTCCAAAGGCTTGCAATATCCCGTAGTGATGTTGCCATTTTGCAGTCGCTTTAAAGACAGTGCTACAGGCTTTTACCACGATGAGCAAAAGGGCTTACAATACCGTCTTGAGGATGACGAGCAGTTACTTTTGCAACAACAGCAAGAGCGTTTGGCGGAAGATATTCGATTGTTTTACGTGGCGCTTACCCGAGCGGAATTCCATTGCTGGTTAGGAGTGTGGAACAATGCCATTTCACCGCGAAGCGCGTCATCGGGATTTGGCCACGCCGCTATTGGCAGCGTGCTGGACTTTAGCACTGATACCCCGGTTACCGCTGAAGCGATCCTGTTAAGGCTACAGCAACGCCTGACTGGTGAAAATGTGGCCATCAATGAACTGTCTACAGAAGACACTGAACAGGTAATTCTGTTTGATGGCGTAACATCCGCATCAAAGCCATTAGCATTTTCGCCCTTGTCTCAAGGTATTCATCAAGATTGGTTACTCACCAGTTATAGCGCCATATCGCGCACCCGCTTGGTGCAGCACGACAATGCGCAGGACACGGCTTCTGAGCTACACGAACAGTTAAAAGCGGCAGATGAAACCAGTTTAACGGTACTCGCAGATATTAATGTTGAGCCTGATATTTATATCAGGCAAGAGCAAGAACCAACACAGCCGCCAGAGATGCGCTTTGCCTTTACTCGCGGTGCTTCTGCTGGTTCCTATTTGCATGAGGTACTGGAAAATTGTGCTTTTGACGAGCCAGAATCGGTACAGCATTTTTGTTTGGAGTACGCGGATAAATACAGCGTGGATCCAGATGAAGTACCGCAAATTAGCGATTGGTTGGTGGATACATTGCAAAGCCCGTTAACGGCAAGTCCTGATGGCATCAGGCTTTGGGATGTGCCTGCCAGTCATCGCCTTGCGGAAATGGAGTTTTATCTGCCCCTTAATCAGGTGGATGTAAGTACCTTTAATCAATTACTCAGCAGTTGGTTACCTGATATGAACGGGCATTATCAGTTGCAGCAACTCAATGGCATGCTGAAGGGCTACCTTGATCTTATTTATATCCATCAAGGGCGTTTTTACGTTGCCGATTACAAGTCGAATCACCTTGGGGATAGCCTGGAA